The DNA region ATTTCACCACGCCCGATTGTGCACCCTGCAAGACGATCCAGCGTCCTGCGCTCGAAAAACTGACCAGCCTGTTTGGGGAGGGGATCAGCGTCATCGAAATTGACGCCTCACAAAACCCCGAACTTGCCAAAACCTGGGGCGTGATGAGCGTCCCGACCACGTTCTTGCTCGATCAAAAGGGTGCCGCCAAATATGTGAATACCGGCGTGGCTCGCCTGGAAAAATTGATGGAGCAGGTAAAGACGTTGTAAAAAGGAGACCTGATATATTTCCGAATCTGTCAGGTCTGAGACAAAAATATTTAGGAGACAATCTACATGCCTGTATTGCGAATCCCGACTCCGCTGAGAGCATATACCAGCGGACAATCCGAAGTCAGCGTAAGCGGTGCGAATATTGCCGAAGCGCTCACCGACCTGACGAGCCAGTATCCCGCCATTCAACCGCATCTTTTCAATGAGAGCGGCGACCTGCGTCCGTTCGTCAATCTCTTTGTGGGCGAAAAGAACATCCGCGATCTGCAGGGAGTGAACACGCCCATCAACGAAGGCGACCGGGTGATGTTGGTCCCGTCCATTGCGGGAGGAATTCCCTCTCCCAAAATGGGAGAGAGGTAGGGTGAGGGTAATATCATGCTGCCCGAATTGAATCACGAAGAAATTCTGCGTTATTCCCGTCACCTGCTCATCCCCGAGGTGGGGCTGGAAGGACAGCGCAAATTGAAGAACTCGTCCGCGCTGGTGGTGGGAACTGGCGGGTTGGGGTCGCCTGTGTCGTTGTATCTGGCTGCGGCGGGGGTGGGGCGCATTGGCCTGGTGGATTATGACGTGGTCGATTCGTCCAATCTCCAGCGTCAGGTCATTCATGGCACATCGAGCGTCGGAAAATTGAAGGTGGAAAGCGCGAAAACAAAACTGCTTGACCTAAATCCCGATATTCAAATTGACGTGTATAACGAGCCGTACACATCCGAAAATGCCATGCGCATCGCGCGGGACTATGACATCATTCTCGACGGCACGGACAATTTCCCCACCCGTTACCTGACCAACGACGTGGCGGTCTTTCTCGGCAAGCCGAATGTGTACGCATCCATTTTCCGCTTCGACGGGCAGGTGAGCGTGTTCTACGCCAAGGAGGGACCGTGCTACCGCTGTCTCTTCCCCGAACCGCCCCCTCCGGGACTTGTCCCTTCGTGCGCGGAAGGTGGCGTGCTCGGCGTTTTGCCCGGCACGATCGGCACGCTTCAAGCAACCGAGGCGTTGAAGGTCCTGCTGGGGATCGGCGACCCGTTGATCGGCAAACTCCTGCTCTACAACGCGTTGGATATGTCATTCGATTTTGTCACGCTGAAGAAGAATCCAAAATGCCGCGTATGCGGACCGAATGCCGACATCAAGGAGTTGATCGATTACGAGGAGTTCTGCGGCGTTCCCGGTCATGACCACGGTGACGAAGGCTCCGCAGGTGAAGGCTTGGACATCACCGCGCCTGAACTTGCCGAGCGGATCAAAGGCAATCACCTAAAACTGCTGGATGTGCGCGAGCCGCATGAATTGGAGATTTCCGCTCTGCCCAATGCGGTCAATATTCCGCTGGGGCAGTTGGCGTCCCGTTTGTCTGAATTGAACTCCGCCGATGACATGATCGTGTTCTGCAAGGGCGGCACCCGCTCCGCGCGCGCGTTGGAACTGCTTGCCAGCGCGGGCTTCAAGAAGGTCAAGAACCTGAAAGGCGGGATCAATGCATGGGCAAGGGAAGTGGACTCAAACTTGCCGATCTACTAGAATGCTGATGCTTACAAACCAAACTCCCGCCAGAATGGCGGGAGTTTGTGTTATTTGTTGGGCGGGGACGGCGTAGGCTGCCTCTGTGTGGGGAAGCTGACAACAGGAGACAAAAAAACAGCTCCAAATGTTTTCCATTCAGAACCGTTTTTCAGATTGAGATCAATTTTCAACTTCGTGACCTTGCACCCTTGACACTCCTATTTATCGGTGGGCAACCGATATGATATGCAAGATACTATTTCTACAAGAAGACACCCTTTTAATTCGACGCATTGAGATTTACTTAGGTAGCAAAATAAAAAACATTGTTATCACGCATGACTTTGTCCTATGAGTGCTAAAAAATAAAAAGCTAGAAAGGCAAATACAAGAGAAAGTATTGTTGCGAACACAGAACCAACCCAAACCCATGTTTGACGCTTTGTAAAATACCCTATTGAAGCGCCAAGTAAAGAAATTGGGAGGACTAACCATAAAAAAAGAGGGATTAGAAAAATACCGAACCCCAGAAATAGCGGAATTATCATTGACATAAGCGCAACGATAAAACTAATAGCAGTGGCTTCTAAATAGGATATATGAGAGGATGGGTCAATATTTATGTGTGCGAGCCAACCCTGCTTAATATCTATGTATATTCCTGAAGCTGTTAAGAGGATGCCACTGACAATAATTGCTTTTTCGAGAGCTGGATAAACTATCAAAATCAGAGAGCTGCTTGTCAGTCCAAATACTAGCAAAGCTAATCCCAAGACGAGATTAACAACTGATAATTTAGATAATTGGTTGAGCCAAGTCATTTTGTCCTACAGACTCCAGACATATTAATTCACAATAGGTTGCCCAACGAGACTGTCGAAAAACCGTTTTTTTTTCGAGAGTTCGTCCTGCCTGAGGACCCGTATCTCGCGTCGTACGGATATTTTACCCCGTCCGGGGTCAGCGGATCGTCCCGAAAGTGTGGATCTTGGCGATATTGTGAACCAGAGCGAACAGCGTTCATTGCGCCCGGAACTCTTGCAGATCGAGTAACCGAGAACTTTCTTCCGCAGACACGAAACAACCGCACCCAAAACACAAAAACCGGGCGCGGATCTGGAGGCTGTCTCTATTCCAAAAACAACCAACAAAAAACGGCTCGGATCCTCCAGTATCCGGACCGCTTTTTATTTCTACTTCTCGTTTTTCTCTTCTTGCCCCTTACCCCTCGCGAAGCACCCCTTTGGGGTTGACACTGCTGTTAATCGGTAGCCCGTTTTTGGTATTCAATGGTTCAAGTTCCAGAAACGAATAATATTATAAGTGTAATTCACTACGGCGATTTCTCCAGTTGGAGTTACGACTGCGTCAACAATAGGAATATTTTTATCTATGTCTTTGCCGTGACCGTTTATCAGCTCTTGCCAAGAAGTTGTATCCCAAACAATTATTTTTGTTGGATTTTCCATAAGTAATCGAGTGCCGTCTGTAGAAAGTGAAAGCCGTATTTCCTTTTCCCATCCAAATTCTGTATAGTCAGTGCTTGGGTTAAGTTTATTTATCATTTTCCCATTATGAGCATTCCAGATT from Anaerolineales bacterium includes:
- a CDS encoding thioredoxin family protein gives rise to the protein MNSDILLRFGLALGIMVSGVVIYWYLNQRLLARAQGGVHALFGAQPDKPTIVYFTTPDCAPCKTIQRPALEKLTSLFGEGISVIEIDASQNPELAKTWGVMSVPTTFLLDQKGAAKYVNTGVARLEKLMEQVKTL
- a CDS encoding MoaD/ThiS family protein, producing MPVLRIPTPLRAYTSGQSEVSVSGANIAEALTDLTSQYPAIQPHLFNESGDLRPFVNLFVGEKNIRDLQGVNTPINEGDRVMLVPSIAGGIPSPKMGER
- the moeB gene encoding molybdopterin-synthase adenylyltransferase MoeB; this encodes MLPELNHEEILRYSRHLLIPEVGLEGQRKLKNSSALVVGTGGLGSPVSLYLAAAGVGRIGLVDYDVVDSSNLQRQVIHGTSSVGKLKVESAKTKLLDLNPDIQIDVYNEPYTSENAMRIARDYDIILDGTDNFPTRYLTNDVAVFLGKPNVYASIFRFDGQVSVFYAKEGPCYRCLFPEPPPPGLVPSCAEGGVLGVLPGTIGTLQATEALKVLLGIGDPLIGKLLLYNALDMSFDFVTLKKNPKCRVCGPNADIKELIDYEEFCGVPGHDHGDEGSAGEGLDITAPELAERIKGNHLKLLDVREPHELEISALPNAVNIPLGQLASRLSELNSADDMIVFCKGGTRSARALELLASAGFKKVKNLKGGINAWAREVDSNLPIY